The Vigna angularis cultivar LongXiaoDou No.4 chromosome 9, ASM1680809v1, whole genome shotgun sequence DNA window TCAGGCAAAAACAGGGCAAGCATTTCTGTTCTCTCATGCAAGGAACATTGTGTTTGGGCAAAAGCAAGAGAGAAATATGATAACTGGTGTGTACACCATTGCTGGCATCTTCTGCAGCAACTGTGGTGAAGAATTAGGTTGGAAATACCTTCAAGCTTCTGAGGCAAGACAGAAGTTCAAGGAAGGCAAATTTATAATTGAACGTTCAAAGATTTCCAAACAATACTAGCTTCTATGCTTAATGAGATATGTTTAATAATGTCTTTAGAATCCtgtaagaaattaaaagaaacagAAAGTGATTTCGAGTGAAAATAGTTTATGTGAGTTTCATGAATAGCAGATTTCTCTTTCATATCTGAAGAGAAGAAACATTATCTTCATAATAAGAGATGAAAAACTACTTTATCCTTTGCATTTTATCTGCAATTAGTGTAGATGTTGGGATGAAATAACACTTTAGAAATCAATCTGATCTTCTCTCATACGTAATTTAGTAGGGTTATATGATAATtggttaaattaatttaaattaaaaaaaaaggtaagaataatttaagagtaaattagtaaatttaaaaataattattttacttttttttctttaaaatcaaacatttttatCTGTTTGATTTCACTTTCAAACAAAAGGTGTACTctatttttttcctcttttttaaCGAAACAGAGGATAAATTTCTCACTagaattaattatgaaaaacttTAAGAGACTTTCCACTAAAATCTTAATGACTGAAAATAAGACTTAGCTAGCATAACTTAATGTTGCATTCATTAACATTTGTGTAATTTTagatgtttaaataaaataaaataaatttatttgtatttaatattaatttatacatgtattaaaattatttttttttaaattaaacatttaaaagaattaacttATCATacgttaattttaatttatgtgagaaactttattatatttatttagtctATAGTGTTTATCAAACAATTGATCAGCCATAACTTGGATGTtccattcattatttttaaacatccACATGTGGAGAcattaattatgatatttgaCTTGTgattctattaaaataaaacctcaaaatctaattatttttcttgCGTGGCATTTGGTCAAGACAATTATTTACAGGTGCGGGATTATTGCGcttaaataattaagatatgTTCCActgacaaaatattttttaaaatatttaatagaatttttttctaaaaaattcaagttttaaaaatgttaaagaacCTTTCATTAGAATTTCAATCATTTACCAAATCAAataatgaataagaaaaatggTATTTTCAtagtttaaaaacttttttcttgatcataaaaatttaaattttcgcttcaggataaaaataatttctgtAAAACACAAGTTAAAAACAACACcatttgaaaatgttatttttagcCTAAAAttgttatcttattttaatagcgttcaattatgaaaaaaaattatcacacaTATAGATATAATTAAATCAGATAAACATATAAACTATTACAACGGTTTATAGATACAactataataacataatattatgtTTACAAGATACATATTACTAAGAGTTACATTACATTGAAACTAAAAACGTAATAGACTTTCACAAAAATCAGGATATAGTGAAATTAAACTTCCTACTCTACACTTTAACACAACTTCTGTCTTGCATTAGATCAACAGaacatttttatctatttatatcaTTAAGGTAATCATTACAAACAAccacacacaaacaaaaaggAAATGGTAAACTAATGTATCaaaaacaatcatatttcaCCTTTATAAAAGTAAGCATATAACACAGATAAATCAATTAATCCTAGGACTTACAATCATTTCTAGACTTGACCATCCGAATACATGTATTATTGTCGAACTCATGGGAGACCTGTCTCGTGGTGTAGTGAAACAACCCACCCACATCAAATTATCACACACCAATGTTAATCTATCAAACATTTTATGGCCACGAAACAACCACTAGACTAAAGACTTCCAACTACTCTCCATGACATGTCTCACCCTTCTCTATTTGAGATTGAATGGTTATTAAAAGTGTCACATCCCCCATTTCAAAGCCCTTACATCAATGCATTATACTACTGAACACCATCATAAAATCTCTCCAATAGATACATGGAATTACGTCAAACACAAATATCATGTGCATTCCTTATCACGAACGCATCATCATTAATTGATCATAATTGAATAAACACCATATCATGTGTGAATAGATATCATACCCACTCACATTTAGATCCCAACCCATGACAcaactaatataataatacgCATGCATAGAATCTGAAGTGACCTAATTCAAAAAgagcaaaaaagaaaacacaaaaacatgCAATGACTTAAGAGTAGGGATCACTCAATCCACGTCTCTAGCACTTAGCGCAAGTGCTCATGCAACCATGTTTGCCTAGCAAGCCCCACCTCTCGTCCAAAGAGGAAAGGTTAAGAAATAACGCTCAGCGCCCAAAAGCACCGCTCAACACCACACAACACAAGAGCTCTCTAACTTTGTAGCACTTAGCGCCTTGGAGCCTATAGGATCTCTGACTTTGCAACACTCAATCCCATACAGGGCCGCTCAGCGCCACATAGGGTCACTCAATGCCAAAAAGCTTTATAAGTTCTAAAGCTTTTTGGTTGTCTctcaggtaagggaagctaattgccttgttttaaagttatatatgttatgagaacattaatttacatgtttgatttgtttgaaaTCGGTTGAATAAATGATGTTGGTTGTTTTAAATGTTGCTTTGTTGAATTGATTAAGTTGAGTTGAATTAGGGAAATGAAAATTTGATCAATTAAGCCAATTAGTATGTGtcttaacattaaaaaatgtttttgaccCAAGTTCAAAGAAGGGAATACTAGTTTGATCAGTTGAATaggttttattttcataaatcaCTAAATTTTTACTTACTGATATCTGATATAGTGTTGATCGGGAGCAAGTTAGCGTTGAGCGTCAGTTCATTGTACAAGTTTAGGAGCATTTCAGTTTTAGCCCATTAGGCGATAGTCTTGTATTACTGAGTGCGAGAAAATGTGAATACTTTGGTGCTGAGCGGTAGTAGAGCACTATTGAATTTCATTGCCCACTATAGGTCTAGAACAATTTTATTTCTAGATCACTGAGTGGTACATGGACAAAGTTGAGAATGACGTTTTGCAAGAAGAATGACGTTGAGTTTTAAGACTATCGTTGCGCGTTACCTTTTGCGAAAGGTTTGGTGTTGAGCACCAAGACTGTTGCTCAGCGTCATCCTTTGCAAAATGTCAGGCGTTGAACGTCATCCTTTGCAAAAGGTCAGGCGTTGAACGTCATCCTTTGCAAAAGGTCAGGCGTTGAGCGTCATCCTTTGCAAAAGGTTAGACATTGAGCGTCATCCTTGCAAAAGGTCAAGCGTTGAGCGTCATCTTTGCAAAAGGTCAGACGTTGAGCGTCACTTTTGAGCACTAGTGCATATGTTGCAATTTCCTTTTGCTTTGACTTGTTTGAGATAGATTCACCATGgtttatatgtatatttgaGATGTATTATGACAATTGTACGGAATGATAATATGGTTATGGTAAATGTTGTGGAAGGAATTTCAATGAGAAGTTTCTTCTGGTGATTTTAGTaatgtatgtattgatatatgAATTTCGTATTGGGAGTTATCTCGTCACTTTAATAATCATCCAATCTTAAGTAAAGAATGGTGAGAGGAGCAAAAGGTCTTAGTCTAAGGGCTTTACCTTAGCCAAAGATGTTAACGGATTAACTTTGTGTGTAGTAGAGTGAAACTCATTGACAATGACTCTATAGAGCAGTAGAGGTtaccacaagtgcataactcGCTAGAGTCtgatatcaatacatgtatccaAATGATCGAGTCTAGTATGAATAATTATATGTGCTAGGATTGTTGATATGCATGTTTTTatgtgttaatatttttatacacgttgtatggttgttgttgtttttgtataTTAACTTATTCTTTCTTCTgtgtttttttatctatttgttctttttgtttgtaACGATCACCTTAATGATGTGATTAGATGAAAATGTCTCAGTTGATCAAGTGTAGGGTGAGAGAGTGATACAATAACATAATTCAGGATAAAATCttgttttgtataatttttttcttttaacaaactCTGATTTTTATGAGTGTGTATATATGACTCTCTATACTCAACACATGCTTTTTTATGTATGACTATAATATAATTGttgtatgattattttttatgctttttttatGGAtgactataatataatatagttgttgtataattgtttttttatactGGTTGATTATCACATACATGTATAATGTTTGTTTAGTATTTTTACACTTACAATaacatttatacaattttttaattatatatatatatatatatatatatatactaaattttatttttaattaattatttataaaaataataaatattttttaatgtaataaaagtaCAAATAcacattttcataataataaagacaaaataaatataactatttgtttaagaatttaaccaaaattttataatttattaaatagttaatttaaaagatattgttATTGGAtactcaaaattaaaattaaacaaatattttaagcTTAAAATGCATTTAatctatttaataatattacaagGATTAGATTCAAAATCGACAAAAACTTATAAAGACTAAATTTCACATTCaactctaataaaaaaatgtcaatt harbors:
- the LOC108347032 gene encoding protein yippee-like At4g27740, which codes for MDPRATYSCRNCQTPIAYRAELLSKSYMAKTGQAFLFSHARNIVFGQKQERNMITGVYTIAGIFCSNCGEELGWKYLQASEARQKFKEGKFIIERSKISKQY